Proteins encoded by one window of Papio anubis isolate 15944 chromosome 7, Panubis1.0, whole genome shotgun sequence:
- the PSME1 gene encoding proteasome activator complex subunit 1, translated as MATLRVQPEAQAKVDVFREDLCTKTENLLGSYFPKKISELDAFLKEPALNEANLSNLKAPLDIPVPDPVKEKEKEERKKQQEKEDKDEKKKGEDEDKGPPCGPVNCNEKILVLLQRLKPEIKDVIEQLNLVTTWLQLQIPRIEDGNNFGVAVQEKVFELMTSLHTKLEGFHTQISKYFSERGDAVTKAAKQPHVGDYRQLVHELDEAEYRDIRLMVMEIRNAYAVLYDIILKNFEKLKKPRGETKGMIY; from the exons ATGGCCACGCTCAGGGTCCAGCCCGAGGCCCAAGCCAAG GTGGATGTGTTTCGTGAAGACCTCTGTACCAAG ACAGAGAACCTGCTCGGGAGCTATTTCCCCAAGAAGATTTCTGAGCTGGATGCATTTTTAAAG GAGCCAGCTCTCAATGAAGCCAACCTGAGCAATCTGAAGGCCCCGTTGGACATCCCAGTGCCTGATCCAgtcaaggagaaagagaaagaggaacgGAAGAAACAGCAGGAG AAGGAAGACAAGGATGAAAAGAAGAAGGGGGAGGATGAAGACAAAG GTCCTCCCTGTGGCCCAGTGAACTGCAATGAAAAGATCTTGGTCCTTCTGCAGCGCTTGAAGCCTGAGATCAAGGATGTCATTGAGCAGCTCAACCTG GTCACCACCTGGTTGCAGCTGCAGATACCTCGGATTGAGGATGGTAACAATTTTGGAGTGGCTGTCCAG GAGAAGGTGTTTGAGCTGATGACCAGCCTCCACACCAAGCTAGAAGGCTTCCACACCCAAATCTCTAA GTATTTCTCTGAGCGTGGTGATGCAGTGACTAAAGCAGCCAAGCAGCCCCATGTG GGTGATTATCGGCAGCTGGTGCACGAGCTGGATGAGGCAGAGTACCGGGACATCCGGCTGATGGTCATGGAGATCCGCAATGCTTAT GCTGTGTTATATGACATCATCCTGAAGAACTTCGAGAAGCTCAAGAAGCCCAGGGGAGAAACAAAGGGAATGATCTATTGA
- the EMC9 gene encoding ER membrane protein complex subunit 9 isoform X3, translated as MLPGTHTPQSTGCFWRQRRGPENACASPTVCPSSTATWPCPSCWRSPSTRWMCGEHRPVWWWLVTTMPMQLWTTRALKHQAVVHQASSRPDPRRPPTGKGHSCAHIYETWEAQLKWMGFAHSWLLTPLIFPLHSPGPLALKIAGRIAEFFPDAVLIMLDNQKLVPQPRVPPVIVLENQGLRWVPKDKNLVMWRDWEESRQMVGALLEDRAHQHLVDFDCHLDDIRQDWTNQWLNTQITQWVGPTNGNGNA; from the exons ATGCTGCCCGGTACCCACACGCCGCAGTCAACGGGCTGTTTCTGGCGCCAGCGCCGCGGTCCGGAGAATGCCTGTGCCTCACCGACTGTGTGCCCCTCTTCCACAGCCACCTGGCCCTGTCCGTCATGTTGGAGGTCGCCCTCAACCAG GTGGATGTGTGGGGAGCACAGGCCGGTCTGGTGGTGGCTGGTTACTACCATGCCAATGCAGCTGTGGACGACCAGAG CACTCAAGCATCAAGCAGTCGTACATCAAGCATCCAGCAGGCCCGATCCCCGCAGGCCACCTACAGGGAAAGGCCACAGCTGCGCCCACATCTATGAGACCTGGGAGGCCCAGCTCAAATGGATGGGTTTTGCCCACAGTTGGCTCCTCACTCCTCTGATCTTCCCTCTACACAGCCCTGGGCCCCTGGCCTTGAAAATTGCTGGGCGAATTGCAGAATTCTTCCCTGATGCAGTACTTATTATG TTGGATAATCAGAAActggtgcctcagcctcgtgTGCCCCCGGTCATCGTCCTGGAGAACCAAGGTCTCCGCTGGGTCCCTAAGGATAAGAACTT AGTGATGTGGAGGGACTGGGAAGAGTCACGGCAGATGGTGGGAGCTCTACTGGAAGATCGGGCCCACCAGCACCTTGTGGACTTTGACTGCCACCTTGACGACATCCGGCAGGACTGGACCAACCAGTGGCTCAACACTCAAATCACCCAGTGGGTTGGTCCCactaatggaaatggaaatgccTGA
- the EMC9 gene encoding ER membrane protein complex subunit 9 isoform X2, with translation MLPGTHTPQSTGCFWRQRRGPENACASPTVCPSSTATWPCPSCWRSPSTRWMCGEHRPVWWWLVTTMPMQLWTTRVSEHLFPTALKHQAVVHQASSRPDPRRPPTGKGHSCAHIYETWEAQLKWMGFAHSWLLTPLIFPLHSPGPLALKIAGRIAEFFPDAVLIMLDNQKLVPQPRVPPVIVLENQGLRWVPKDKNLVMWRDWEESRQMVGALLEDRAHQHLVDFDCHLDDIRQDWTNQWLNTQITQWVGPTNGNGNA, from the exons ATGCTGCCCGGTACCCACACGCCGCAGTCAACGGGCTGTTTCTGGCGCCAGCGCCGCGGTCCGGAGAATGCCTGTGCCTCACCGACTGTGTGCCCCTCTTCCACAGCCACCTGGCCCTGTCCGTCATGTTGGAGGTCGCCCTCAACCAG GTGGATGTGTGGGGAGCACAGGCCGGTCTGGTGGTGGCTGGTTACTACCATGCCAATGCAGCTGTGGACGACCAGAG TATCTGAGCACCTGTTTCCCACAGCACTCAAGCATCAAGCAGTCGTACATCAAGCATCCAGCAGGCCCGATCCCCGCAGGCCACCTACAGGGAAAGGCCACAGCTGCGCCCACATCTATGAGACCTGGGAGGCCCAGCTCAAATGGATGGGTTTTGCCCACAGTTGGCTCCTCACTCCTCTGATCTTCCCTCTACACAGCCCTGGGCCCCTGGCCTTGAAAATTGCTGGGCGAATTGCAGAATTCTTCCCTGATGCAGTACTTATTATG TTGGATAATCAGAAActggtgcctcagcctcgtgTGCCCCCGGTCATCGTCCTGGAGAACCAAGGTCTCCGCTGGGTCCCTAAGGATAAGAACTT AGTGATGTGGAGGGACTGGGAAGAGTCACGGCAGATGGTGGGAGCTCTACTGGAAGATCGGGCCCACCAGCACCTTGTGGACTTTGACTGCCACCTTGACGACATCCGGCAGGACTGGACCAACCAGTGGCTCAACACTCAAATCACCCAGTGGGTTGGTCCCactaatggaaatggaaatgccTGA
- the EMC9 gene encoding ER membrane protein complex subunit 9 isoform X4 — protein sequence MGEVEISALAYVKMCLHAARYPHAAVNGLFLAPAPRSGECLCLTDCVPLFHSHLALSVMLEVALNQVDVWGAQAGLVVAGYYHANAAVDDQSPGPLALKIAGRIAEFFPDAVLIMLDNQKLVPQPRVPPVIVLENQGLRWVPKDKNLVMWRDWEESRQMVGALLEDRAHQHLVDFDCHLDDIRQDWTNQWLNTQITQWVGPTNGNGNA from the exons ATGGGGGAGGTGGAGATCTCGGCCCTGGCCTACGTGAAGATGTGCCTGCATGCTGCCCGGTACCCACACGCCGCAGTCAACGGGCTGTTTCTGGCGCCAGCGCCGCGGTCCGGAGAATGCCTGTGCCTCACCGACTGTGTGCCCCTCTTCCACAGCCACCTGGCCCTGTCCGTCATGTTGGAGGTCGCCCTCAACCAG GTGGATGTGTGGGGAGCACAGGCCGGTCTGGTGGTGGCTGGTTACTACCATGCCAATGCAGCTGTGGACGACCAGAG CCCTGGGCCCCTGGCCTTGAAAATTGCTGGGCGAATTGCAGAATTCTTCCCTGATGCAGTACTTATTATG TTGGATAATCAGAAActggtgcctcagcctcgtgTGCCCCCGGTCATCGTCCTGGAGAACCAAGGTCTCCGCTGGGTCCCTAAGGATAAGAACTT AGTGATGTGGAGGGACTGGGAAGAGTCACGGCAGATGGTGGGAGCTCTACTGGAAGATCGGGCCCACCAGCACCTTGTGGACTTTGACTGCCACCTTGACGACATCCGGCAGGACTGGACCAACCAGTGGCTCAACACTCAAATCACCCAGTGGGTTGGTCCCactaatggaaatggaaatgccTGA
- the EMC9 gene encoding ER membrane protein complex subunit 9 isoform X1 gives MLPGTHTPQSTGCFWRQRRGPENACASPTVCPSSTATWPCPSCWRSPSTRWMCGEHRPVWWWLVTTMPMQLWTTRAVSEHLFPTALKHQAVVHQASSRPDPRRPPTGKGHSCAHIYETWEAQLKWMGFAHSWLLTPLIFPLHSPGPLALKIAGRIAEFFPDAVLIMLDNQKLVPQPRVPPVIVLENQGLRWVPKDKNLVMWRDWEESRQMVGALLEDRAHQHLVDFDCHLDDIRQDWTNQWLNTQITQWVGPTNGNGNA, from the exons ATGCTGCCCGGTACCCACACGCCGCAGTCAACGGGCTGTTTCTGGCGCCAGCGCCGCGGTCCGGAGAATGCCTGTGCCTCACCGACTGTGTGCCCCTCTTCCACAGCCACCTGGCCCTGTCCGTCATGTTGGAGGTCGCCCTCAACCAG GTGGATGTGTGGGGAGCACAGGCCGGTCTGGTGGTGGCTGGTTACTACCATGCCAATGCAGCTGTGGACGACCAGAG CAGTATCTGAGCACCTGTTTCCCACAGCACTCAAGCATCAAGCAGTCGTACATCAAGCATCCAGCAGGCCCGATCCCCGCAGGCCACCTACAGGGAAAGGCCACAGCTGCGCCCACATCTATGAGACCTGGGAGGCCCAGCTCAAATGGATGGGTTTTGCCCACAGTTGGCTCCTCACTCCTCTGATCTTCCCTCTACACAGCCCTGGGCCCCTGGCCTTGAAAATTGCTGGGCGAATTGCAGAATTCTTCCCTGATGCAGTACTTATTATG TTGGATAATCAGAAActggtgcctcagcctcgtgTGCCCCCGGTCATCGTCCTGGAGAACCAAGGTCTCCGCTGGGTCCCTAAGGATAAGAACTT AGTGATGTGGAGGGACTGGGAAGAGTCACGGCAGATGGTGGGAGCTCTACTGGAAGATCGGGCCCACCAGCACCTTGTGGACTTTGACTGCCACCTTGACGACATCCGGCAGGACTGGACCAACCAGTGGCTCAACACTCAAATCACCCAGTGGGTTGGTCCCactaatggaaatggaaatgccTGA
- the PSME2 gene encoding proteasome activator complex subunit 2, which produces MAKPCGVRLSGEARKQVEVFRQNLFQEAEEFLYRFLPQKIIYLNQLLQEDSLNVADLTSLRAPLDIPIPDPPPKDDEMETDKQEKKEVPKCGFLPGNEKVLSLLALVKPEVWTLKEKCILVITWIQHLIPKIEDGNDFGVAIQEKVLERVNAVKTKVEAFQTTISKYFSERGDAVAKASKETHVMDYRALVHERDEAAYGELRAMVLDLRAFYAELYHIISSNLEKIVNPKGEEKPSMY; this is translated from the exons ATGGCCAAGCCGTGTGGGGTGCGCCTGAGCGGGGAAGCCCGCAAACAG GTGGAGGTCTTCAGGCAGAATCTTTTCCAGGAG GCTGAGGAATTCCTCTACAGATTCTTGCCACAGAAAATCATATACCTGAATCAGCTCTTGCAA GAGGACTCCCTCAATGTGGCTGACCTGACTTCCCTCCGGGCCCCACTGGACATCCCCATCCCAGACCCTCCACCCAAGGATGATGAG ATGGAAACAGATaagcaggagaagaaagaag TCCCTAAGTGTGGATTTCTCCCTGGGAATGAGAAAGTCCTGTCCCTGCTTGCCCTGGTTAAGCCAGAAGTCTGGACTCTCAAAGAGAAATGCATTCTG GTGATTACATGGATCCAGCACCTGATCCCTAAGATTGAAGATGGAAATGATTTTGGGGTAGCAATCCAG GAgaaggtgctggagagggtgaATGCCGTCAAGACCAAAGTGGAAGCTTTCCAGACAACCATTTCCAA GTACTTCTCAGAACGTGGGGATGCTGTGGCCAAGGCCTCCAAGGAGACTCATGTA ATGGATTACCGGGCCTTGGTGCATGAGCGAGATGAGGCAGCCTATGGGGAGCTCAGGGCCATGGTGCTGGACCTGAGGGCCTTCTAT GCCGAGCTTTATCATATCATCAGCAGCAACCTGGAGAAAATTGTCAACCCAAAGGGTGAAGAGAAGCCATCTATGTACTGA